From a region of the Constantimarinum furrinae genome:
- a CDS encoding M28 family peptidase — MRFVFLFFVVGISFQLHSQTNPKIYDIIDEVSSERIETDIRTLAGFGTRNTFSDTVSSTRGIGAARRWIKAEFETISSNCNNCLNVFYQKDLIPAEGNRRVPVDTWVVNVAAVQKGTKYPNKYIIMSGDIDSRNSDGSDAVKDAPGANDNASGMAGTIEAARVLSQYTFESSIVYLGLSGEEQGLFGGKGFAEFTKAQGWDIIGVLNNDMIGNIQGVNGVISNVDFRIFSEPVPPAETERERQARRFYGGEVDGISRQLARYVHKITRTYMPEMNPMLIYRLDRFGRGGHHRPFNDLGYAGIRIMEAHENYTQQHQDLRTENGIEYGDKVKFVNFDYAAKLTAVNAIAMASLAWAPPAPENVAIGGIVEPSAKLKWDKVEGATGYIIYWRDTTSPTWDHSRFVGDVDEYTLKGIVIDNYFFGVASVDAEGHESIVVFPSSTFR; from the coding sequence ATGAGATTTGTTTTTCTATTTTTCGTAGTTGGAATTTCCTTTCAGCTTCATTCCCAAACCAATCCTAAAATATACGATATCATCGATGAGGTTTCTTCGGAAAGGATCGAGACCGACATTAGGACGCTCGCCGGATTTGGCACTCGAAATACATTTAGCGATACGGTGAGTTCTACCCGAGGAATTGGGGCGGCAAGGCGATGGATCAAAGCCGAATTTGAAACCATTTCAAGTAACTGTAATAACTGTCTCAACGTGTTCTATCAAAAAGATCTGATTCCTGCAGAAGGCAACCGAAGGGTTCCTGTCGACACCTGGGTAGTGAATGTAGCTGCCGTGCAAAAAGGAACAAAATATCCCAATAAGTATATCATCATGAGTGGCGATATCGATTCCCGCAACAGTGATGGCAGTGATGCTGTTAAAGATGCCCCGGGTGCTAATGACAATGCCAGCGGAATGGCAGGTACCATTGAAGCGGCAAGAGTGCTGTCACAATATACCTTCGAAAGCAGCATAGTTTATTTAGGCCTTAGCGGAGAAGAGCAGGGTTTGTTCGGAGGAAAGGGCTTTGCTGAATTTACGAAAGCCCAGGGATGGGATATCATTGGGGTTTTAAACAACGACATGATAGGTAACATTCAAGGAGTAAATGGAGTCATTAGCAATGTCGATTTCCGAATTTTTTCGGAACCGGTCCCACCCGCTGAAACCGAGCGTGAACGTCAAGCCCGACGGTTTTACGGTGGCGAAGTGGATGGTATATCGAGACAGCTCGCACGTTATGTTCATAAGATCACGCGCACCTATATGCCCGAAATGAACCCTATGCTTATCTATCGTCTGGATCGGTTTGGGCGTGGCGGTCACCACCGGCCCTTTAACGATCTGGGGTATGCCGGAATACGCATCATGGAGGCGCACGAGAATTACACGCAGCAACATCAGGATCTTCGTACTGAAAACGGAATAGAATACGGGGACAAAGTGAAATTTGTCAATTTCGATTATGCAGCGAAACTTACGGCTGTAAACGCGATCGCTATGGCCAGTTTGGCCTGGGCACCTCCGGCTCCAGAAAATGTGGCAATTGGAGGAATCGTTGAGCCATCTGCCAAATTAAAATGGGACAAAGTGGAAGGCGCAACAGGCTATATCATTTACTGGAGAGACACTACCTCTCCTACGTGGGACCATAGTAGGTTTGTAGGAGACGTTGACGAATATACATTAAAAGGCATTGTTATTGATAATTACTTTTTTGGAGTGGCTTCAGTTGATGCCGAAGGACACGAGAGCATTGTGGTCTTCCCAAGTAGTACCTTCAGATAA
- a CDS encoding TolB-like translocation protein, whose amino-acid sequence MKIYLSVLSMLVSFTGVSQPSTEVYLFDISSSAEGISLMNMRNISSDPGYDNQPSFASNDRILFAANNHGQTDIADFNISLNKKGWFHKGSASSQYSPQKLPSSQTVLSVHLDSTGYQRLYTHSPGNATFEETIPNLRVAYFAMFNDHLMLATVLADDGMDLIMSNLNTKKTDTLLRGVGRSVHKVPNTPSMSYTVVNEEGNLDIYLLDVEDNATSYFICQLPIGIQDYAWLNDHQMILASDTKLYRYDTLDRPEWTEVASLDKMGFKDISRIAVSPDGKKIALVALPDSE is encoded by the coding sequence ATGAAAATATACTTGTCTGTGCTCTCTATGTTGGTGTCTTTTACAGGTGTTTCCCAACCTTCGACCGAAGTTTATCTTTTCGATATAAGTTCCTCGGCCGAAGGAATTTCACTTATGAATATGCGTAACATTTCAAGTGATCCGGGGTATGACAATCAGCCCTCCTTTGCCTCCAACGATCGTATACTTTTTGCAGCAAACAATCACGGACAAACTGATATTGCTGATTTTAACATATCTCTCAATAAAAAAGGTTGGTTTCACAAGGGTTCGGCTTCGAGTCAGTATTCACCCCAGAAGTTACCATCCTCTCAAACGGTGTTATCGGTACATTTAGATTCAACCGGTTATCAACGATTATATACCCATTCCCCCGGAAATGCAACGTTTGAGGAAACCATTCCGAACCTCCGAGTAGCCTATTTTGCTATGTTTAACGATCATCTTATGCTTGCTACAGTACTTGCAGATGATGGGATGGATCTTATAATGTCGAATTTAAACACAAAAAAGACCGATACGTTATTGAGAGGAGTCGGGAGGTCCGTTCATAAAGTACCGAATACGCCTTCTATGAGTTATACGGTCGTGAACGAAGAAGGTAATCTGGATATCTATTTGTTAGATGTGGAAGACAACGCCACCAGCTATTTCATTTGTCAATTACCTATCGGAATTCAGGATTATGCATGGCTCAACGATCACCAGATGATCTTGGCAAGCGATACAAAACTTTATCGCTACGACACCTTAGACCGACCCGAATGGACTGAAGTTGCTTCACTGGATAAAATGGGTTTTAAAGATATATCCCGTATAGCGGTAAGTCCCGACGGAAAAAAAATAGCCCTCGTCGCACTTCCGGATTCGGAATAG
- a CDS encoding acyl-CoA dehydrogenase family protein, translated as MDAEIENKDLLRGGQFLVKETACEDIFTPEDFTEEQKMMRDSVKEFVDREIWPHKERFEKKDYALTEEIMRKAGDLGLLGIAVPEAYGGLGMGFITTMLVCDYISGATGSIATAFGAHTGIGTMPITLYGTEEQRQKYVPKLATGEWFGAYCLTEPGAGSDANSGKTKAVLSEDGTHYKISGQKMWISNAGFCDIFIVFARIEDDKNITGFIVENDPSNGITLGEEEQKLGIHSSSTRQVFFNDTVVPVDNMLSERGNGFKIAMNALNVGRIKLAAASLDAQRRVITEAVKYANERIQFNTPIAKFGAIKSKIAEMATAAYVGESATYRAGKNIEDRISIRESEGNTHQEAELKGVEEYAIECSILKVAVSEDIQNCSDEGIQIFGGMGFSADTPMEAAWRDARIARIYEGTNEINRMLAVGMLVKKAMKGHVDLLGPAQAVASELTGIPSFDTPDYSELLSEEKEMIAKLKKVFLMVAGSAVQKYGPELEEHQQLLLASADILIEIYMAESAVLRAEKNAKRFGEEAQKEQIAMARLNLYHAVDIIHSRAKEGIVSFAEGDEQRMMLMGLKRFTKYQNQPNVVALRNIIAEKVTAANSYPF; from the coding sequence ATGGATGCAGAAATAGAAAATAAAGACTTATTGCGCGGAGGTCAGTTCCTTGTAAAGGAAACTGCCTGCGAAGATATATTCACTCCCGAAGACTTTACGGAAGAACAAAAAATGATGCGTGATTCTGTTAAGGAATTTGTGGACAGAGAGATCTGGCCTCACAAAGAACGATTCGAAAAAAAGGACTATGCCCTTACCGAAGAGATCATGCGAAAGGCAGGCGATCTTGGTTTACTGGGTATTGCCGTACCGGAAGCTTACGGCGGACTGGGAATGGGCTTTATCACCACCATGCTGGTTTGTGACTATATTAGCGGGGCTACAGGATCCATAGCCACAGCTTTTGGCGCACATACCGGGATAGGAACCATGCCTATTACGCTTTACGGTACCGAAGAACAACGTCAAAAATATGTGCCAAAACTGGCCACGGGAGAATGGTTTGGAGCCTATTGCCTTACCGAACCGGGAGCGGGAAGTGATGCCAACAGTGGTAAAACCAAAGCAGTCTTAAGCGAAGATGGTACGCACTACAAAATTAGCGGTCAAAAAATGTGGATCTCCAATGCCGGATTCTGTGACATATTTATCGTTTTTGCCAGAATTGAGGACGACAAGAATATTACCGGATTTATTGTTGAAAATGACCCTTCTAACGGTATTACCTTAGGTGAAGAAGAACAGAAACTCGGAATTCACTCCTCTTCTACCCGTCAGGTATTCTTTAACGACACAGTGGTTCCTGTAGATAATATGCTGTCTGAACGTGGTAACGGGTTTAAGATCGCAATGAATGCGTTAAACGTGGGTAGGATCAAATTGGCGGCAGCCAGTCTGGACGCACAACGCCGTGTAATTACCGAAGCCGTTAAATATGCTAACGAGCGTATCCAGTTTAACACACCCATCGCGAAATTTGGAGCGATTAAATCGAAAATAGCCGAAATGGCAACAGCAGCCTATGTAGGCGAAAGTGCTACCTATCGTGCCGGAAAGAATATTGAAGATAGAATCTCCATAAGAGAAAGTGAAGGAAACACCCATCAGGAAGCAGAACTTAAAGGAGTGGAAGAATACGCAATTGAATGCTCTATTCTAAAAGTTGCTGTTTCTGAAGATATTCAGAACTGCTCCGATGAGGGAATTCAGATCTTTGGAGGAATGGGCTTTAGTGCCGATACGCCTATGGAAGCTGCATGGAGAGATGCTCGAATTGCACGAATCTATGAAGGAACCAACGAAATAAACCGTATGCTTGCCGTTGGGATGCTGGTAAAAAAGGCTATGAAAGGTCATGTGGATCTCCTGGGTCCTGCACAGGCAGTAGCTTCAGAATTAACCGGAATCCCTTCATTCGATACTCCCGATTATTCAGAATTGCTTTCAGAAGAAAAAGAAATGATCGCAAAACTGAAAAAAGTATTCTTAATGGTCGCCGGAAGCGCAGTTCAGAAATACGGGCCAGAATTGGAAGAACATCAACAGTTGTTATTGGCTTCAGCAGATATTCTTATTGAGATCTATATGGCTGAAAGTGCGGTATTGCGTGCAGAGAAAAATGCCAAACGTTTTGGTGAAGAAGCCCAGAAAGAACAGATCGCAATGGCCAGGTTAAATCTCTACCATGCAGTAGATATAATTCATTCACGTGCTAAGGAAGGTATCGTTTCTTTTGCTGAAGGTGATGAGCAGCGAATGATGTTAATGGGTCTGAAACGATTCACAAAGTATCAAAATCAGCCAAATGTGGTTGCTCTTCGCAACATCATCGCTGAAAAAGTAACGGCTGCAAATTCGTATCCGTTTTAA
- a CDS encoding helix-turn-helix domain-containing protein produces the protein MDILRYFIFFYCFLGVFTAGGLFFKTRSPANITLAIFIILFTLEQLDFLYTTSEIVHVYPKYFLIIYPVCLLFGPSLWLHFRYVKNPELQFKYIHLLHAIPFLLFVIIFMLPLFKHGGAERIQFARDNFMDHFMPLNYIRTSHVSFYGLLMVFVIVRDKIYRNNKQGIYLSIIAIIYLLTAVLQQYLTMFADSYRQFALYFFLASSIVLIAGFVLYAYPNLLQQLHQKYFSSTLNSEDRARIRSKLHNAQSNTGLFLNSKLNLNQLSETLDERPQYVSQVLSEDFSTSFSGFVNKIRVDHACSILCDPTKDELKILAVAFESGFNNNVTFNKAFVKFKGITPGKFRKERN, from the coding sequence GTGGATATACTTCGCTATTTCATATTTTTTTATTGCTTTCTCGGGGTCTTTACCGCGGGCGGACTCTTCTTTAAAACAAGAAGTCCGGCAAATATAACGCTGGCGATCTTTATAATTTTGTTCACTCTGGAACAACTCGATTTCCTATATACCACAAGTGAAATTGTTCATGTATACCCAAAGTATTTTTTAATAATCTATCCTGTTTGTCTTCTATTTGGACCCTCCTTGTGGTTGCATTTTAGGTATGTGAAGAATCCTGAACTTCAATTTAAATACATACATTTACTTCATGCCATTCCTTTTTTGCTCTTTGTGATCATCTTCATGCTACCACTTTTTAAACACGGAGGAGCCGAAAGAATACAATTCGCCAGAGACAATTTTATGGATCACTTTATGCCGTTAAATTATATTCGAACTAGTCATGTTAGCTTCTATGGCCTGCTCATGGTATTCGTAATTGTGCGAGATAAAATATATCGTAATAACAAACAGGGGATCTACTTGAGTATTATTGCTATCATTTACCTGTTGACTGCCGTTCTTCAGCAGTATTTAACAATGTTTGCAGACAGTTACCGACAATTTGCCCTGTATTTTTTCCTGGCATCTTCTATTGTATTAATAGCCGGATTCGTATTGTATGCTTATCCGAATCTACTTCAACAGCTACATCAGAAATATTTCAGTAGCACCTTAAATTCTGAAGACAGGGCAAGAATACGAAGTAAGCTACATAATGCTCAAAGTAATACGGGGCTTTTTCTCAATAGTAAACTCAACCTTAACCAACTTTCTGAAACTTTGGATGAAAGACCGCAATATGTATCACAGGTACTTTCTGAAGATTTTTCAACTTCGTTTTCAGGTTTTGTCAACAAGATCAGGGTTGATCATGCATGTTCAATATTATGCGATCCCACCAAAGACGAATTAAAGATACTTGCTGTCGCATTTGAGTCGGGATTTAACAATAACGTGACCTTCAATAAGGCTTTTGTGAAATTTAAGGGTATTACCCCGGGGAAATTCAGAAAAGAAAGAAATTAG
- a CDS encoding M23 family metallopeptidase yields the protein MKILQLVIVLLFLSNSCSKNDNEMVQQGIDNEPVQGITVGCPNTTYPFWQISPYVLPYPVGKTYMTNLSHCSGSFHAEGQPDEYAIDFAMDIGTIITASRPGTVVHVVETGVDGEHPNNLVVIKHTDDSYAQYMHLTRYGAMVEIGDFVVQGDTIGRSGATGLAGYPHLHFVVTDGGWEYPYSSIPYTFKNTEPNPYSLKARHNYTAEPY from the coding sequence ATGAAAATTCTTCAATTGGTAATCGTTCTATTGTTTTTGAGCAATTCATGCTCTAAGAATGATAATGAAATGGTACAGCAGGGAATTGACAATGAACCTGTACAAGGGATCACTGTTGGTTGTCCCAACACTACATATCCATTCTGGCAGATCTCACCCTATGTATTACCTTATCCTGTTGGTAAAACCTATATGACCAATTTAAGTCATTGTAGCGGTTCTTTTCATGCCGAAGGGCAGCCAGATGAATATGCTATCGACTTTGCTATGGATATAGGAACCATTATTACTGCGTCCAGACCGGGGACGGTGGTCCATGTGGTTGAGACAGGCGTTGACGGAGAGCATCCTAACAATCTTGTAGTTATTAAACACACTGACGATTCTTATGCCCAGTATATGCATCTTACACGCTACGGAGCAATGGTCGAAATAGGAGATTTTGTAGTTCAGGGTGATACCATTGGCAGAAGTGGCGCAACAGGTCTTGCAGGATATCCCCATTTGCATTTTGTAGTAACTGATGGTGGTTGGGAATACCCCTACTCCTCTATCCCTTATACGTTTAAGAATACCGAACCAAATCCATATAGTCTGAAAGCCAGACATAATTATACTGCAGAGCCGTATTAA
- a CDS encoding acetyl-CoA C-acyltransferase yields MKTAYIVKAYRTAVGKAPRGVFRFKRPDELAAETIQYLMNELPQLEKTRIDDVMVGNAMPEAEQGLNMARLISLMGLKIEDVPGVTVNRYCASGVETIAMATAKIQSGMANCIIAGGAESMSYIPMGGYKPTPDYDVVKNGNEDYYWGMGLTAEAVAEQFKVSREDQDEFAYNSHMKALKAQAEDRFQDQIVPIEIEHTFVNESGKKETKNYTVTKDEGPRKGTNLEALAKLRPVFADGGSVTAGNSSQMSDGAAFVMIMSEEMVKELNLEPVARMVNFAAAGVEPRIMGIGPVKAIPKALKQAGLKQEDIELIELNEAFASQSLAVIRELNLNNEIVNVNGGAIALGHPLGCTGAKLSVQLFDEMRKRNMKGKYGMVTMCVGTGQGAAGIYEFLN; encoded by the coding sequence ATGAAAACAGCATATATAGTAAAAGCCTACAGAACCGCCGTTGGGAAAGCGCCAAGAGGTGTGTTCAGATTTAAGCGCCCCGACGAACTGGCTGCGGAAACCATTCAGTATTTAATGAATGAGTTACCTCAGCTGGAAAAAACACGGATAGATGATGTGATGGTAGGGAACGCGATGCCGGAGGCCGAACAAGGATTAAATATGGCGCGATTGATCTCTCTCATGGGATTAAAGATAGAAGATGTGCCGGGTGTTACCGTAAACCGTTATTGTGCTTCGGGAGTGGAAACCATCGCTATGGCAACAGCTAAGATCCAAAGTGGAATGGCTAATTGTATCATAGCCGGAGGTGCGGAGAGCATGAGCTATATTCCAATGGGAGGATATAAACCTACACCCGATTATGATGTGGTTAAAAACGGAAATGAAGATTACTATTGGGGCATGGGACTTACTGCGGAAGCTGTTGCAGAACAGTTTAAAGTGTCACGAGAAGATCAAGACGAGTTTGCCTACAATTCTCATATGAAAGCGCTAAAAGCACAGGCCGAAGACCGGTTTCAGGATCAGATTGTCCCCATAGAGATCGAACACACTTTCGTTAATGAGTCAGGGAAAAAAGAGACCAAGAACTATACGGTGACCAAGGATGAAGGACCTAGAAAAGGGACGAATCTTGAGGCTTTGGCAAAACTACGCCCTGTATTCGCCGATGGCGGCAGTGTTACAGCAGGAAATTCTTCTCAAATGAGTGACGGCGCGGCATTTGTAATGATCATGAGTGAAGAAATGGTTAAGGAGCTAAATCTGGAACCTGTGGCACGAATGGTAAATTTTGCTGCGGCAGGTGTAGAACCTCGCATCATGGGAATTGGACCGGTGAAAGCCATTCCGAAGGCATTAAAACAAGCGGGCTTGAAGCAAGAAGATATTGAACTTATTGAACTTAATGAAGCCTTTGCTTCTCAATCCCTGGCTGTAATTCGCGAACTAAACCTCAATAATGAAATTGTAAATGTGAATGGTGGAGCTATCGCTTTGGGACATCCTTTGGGATGTACAGGCGCAAAACTTTCGGTACAATTGTTCGATGAGATGCGAAAGCGGAATATGAAAGGAAAATATGGAATGGTTACCATGTGTGTAGGCACAGGACAGGGTGCCGCAGGTATTTACGAGTTTTTAAATTAG
- a CDS encoding M1 family metallopeptidase encodes MNKILFLFLSFTVFNVSAQSFTKADTLRGSITPERAWWDLQHYDLSVVVDIETRTIVGTNTITYRVTKPHQLMQIDLQAPMSLDKVIQDDTEITFISEGNAHFIQLKKEQLTGNTNTITLSFSGKPREARNAPWDGGFSWKTDKNGNPFVATSNQGIGSSVWWPNKDHPADEPDAGMDLKITAPKELKAVGNGRLIESRENKDSKLWHWKVVSPINNYGININIGDYVHFSETYNELKGELDLDYWVLSYNLTKATEQFKQVPMMMEAFEYWFGPYPFYEDSFKLVEVPYLGMEHQSSVTYGNNYTNGYLGRDLSNTGWGLKFDFIIIHEAGHEWFANNITNKDVADMWIHEGFTAYSENLYLDYHFGKEAASAYVIGTRTMIQNNTPIIGQYGVDNSGGIDIYYKGANILHTLRQLLEDDQKWKAILTGLNTEFRHQTVTSKQVEDYISAASGIDLTEFWQQYLHTTMIPKVEYKIEGNKLQFRYTDIIDKFDMPVIAIVNGNEEWIFPTSEWKSKEFKDRIETFSIKDDFYVKNEKRY; translated from the coding sequence ATGAATAAAATACTTTTTCTTTTTTTGAGCTTTACCGTATTTAACGTATCAGCGCAGTCTTTTACCAAAGCTGACACGTTACGAGGCAGTATCACCCCCGAACGTGCCTGGTGGGACCTTCAGCATTACGATCTTTCCGTAGTTGTTGATATAGAGACCAGAACTATTGTAGGCACGAATACAATTACCTATAGGGTTACTAAACCTCACCAACTCATGCAGATCGATCTGCAAGCTCCTATGTCGTTGGACAAGGTAATTCAGGATGATACCGAAATAACCTTTATCAGTGAAGGGAATGCACATTTTATTCAGTTAAAAAAAGAGCAGCTCACCGGCAATACAAATACTATTACGCTTAGCTTTTCCGGAAAACCGAGAGAGGCGCGAAATGCGCCTTGGGATGGCGGATTTTCATGGAAAACCGATAAAAACGGAAATCCCTTTGTGGCCACTTCAAATCAGGGGATCGGTTCCAGCGTATGGTGGCCTAACAAAGACCATCCTGCCGATGAACCCGATGCCGGGATGGATCTTAAAATAACAGCACCTAAAGAACTTAAAGCTGTAGGAAACGGTCGATTGATTGAAAGCAGAGAAAATAAGGATAGTAAGCTCTGGCACTGGAAGGTAGTTTCACCCATTAATAACTACGGGATAAACATTAATATTGGGGATTATGTACACTTCAGTGAAACGTATAACGAACTTAAGGGCGAACTGGATCTCGATTATTGGGTGTTATCTTACAACCTTACCAAAGCAACAGAGCAGTTTAAGCAGGTCCCCATGATGATGGAAGCCTTTGAATACTGGTTTGGCCCCTATCCTTTTTATGAAGATAGCTTTAAGTTGGTTGAAGTGCCTTATCTGGGTATGGAGCACCAAAGTAGCGTTACCTACGGAAATAATTATACGAACGGTTATCTGGGTCGGGATCTTTCCAATACCGGATGGGGACTCAAATTCGATTTTATCATTATACACGAAGCCGGTCATGAATGGTTCGCGAATAACATTACCAATAAGGATGTTGCCGACATGTGGATTCATGAAGGATTCACAGCCTATTCAGAAAACCTGTATCTCGATTATCACTTCGGAAAGGAGGCCGCTTCCGCCTATGTGATCGGTACACGTACTATGATACAGAATAACACACCCATTATCGGGCAGTACGGGGTTGATAATTCGGGAGGAATAGATATTTACTACAAAGGCGCAAATATCTTGCATACGCTTCGACAGCTGCTGGAGGATGACCAAAAGTGGAAAGCAATCTTAACAGGACTCAATACCGAATTCAGGCATCAAACTGTTACGAGCAAACAAGTTGAAGATTATATTAGTGCGGCATCCGGAATTGATCTTACCGAATTCTGGCAGCAATACCTACATACCACCATGATCCCAAAGGTAGAATATAAGATTGAAGGGAATAAGCTTCAGTTTCGGTATACCGATATCATAGACAAATTTGATATGCCCGTTATTGCCATTGTAAATGGTAACGAAGAATGGATCTTTCCAACTTCCGAATGGAAATCGAAAGAATTTAAAGACCGTATTGAAACTTTCAGTATAAAAGACGATTTCTATGTAAAGAATGAAAAGCGTTATTAA